In one window of Lytechinus pictus isolate F3 Inbred chromosome 19, Lp3.0, whole genome shotgun sequence DNA:
- the LOC129283229 gene encoding synaptotagmin-6-like, with translation MFQSRDGSPTGSRSSSGRPSPTRPLPLPRQSTVPLLPQKLRQEAFRKQRQLSLQLNLTNVEFSVKNINSTRKDQTDLIGTLRPELYRQESKDKGKPNGESRPNCGRLVFSLFYDYATETLNVHIERAVGLPAKDFSGTSDPYVKIYLCPDRKRKYQTKVHRKNCDPVFDERFAFQIPYNELETKTLKFTVYDFDRFSRHDLIGEVNITSLLTDRDLSKETQYVEDIMKGTSQEKADLGEVMFSLNYLPTACRLTLTVIKARNLKAMDITGASDPYVKVSLMSQGKRIKKKKTTVKKNTLNPVYNEAMVFDVAPDSMENICLIIAVVDYDWVGHSELIGVCEVGPNAPVQGAAHWADMLTNPRKPIAQWYQLQESTPALSVASLSAGLKNCMGSSTQKSFDQE, from the exons ATGTTCCAAAGCCGTGATGGGTCTCCAACAGGTAGCCGATCCAGCTCGGGAAGACCTAGTCCAACTCGGCCCCTCCCTCTACCGCGTCAATCAACTGTCCCGCTCTTGCCGCAGAAGCTCCGCCAGGAAGCATTCCGAAAGCAACGTCAGCTCTCCTTACAGCTTAACCTGACGAACGTCGAGTTCAGTGTCAAGAACATCAATTCCACCCGCAAAGACCAAACAGATCTGATAGGTACATTACGTCCAGAGCTTTACCGACAAGAATCCAAAGACAAGGGGAAGCCTAACGGTGAAAGCAGACCAAACTGTGGCAGATTGGTTTTCAGCCTTTTCTACGACTACGCAACGGAGACACTGAACGTTCACATAGAGCGAGCTGTCGGCCTTCCGGCCAAAGACTTCTCAGGAACGTCGGACCCCTACGTGAAGATTTATCTATGCCCCGACCGGAAGCGGAAGTACCAGACcaaagttcatcggaaaaaTTGTGATCCTGTTTTCGATGAGAGATTTGCCTTTCAAATACCTTACAACGAGCTGGAGaccaaaactttgaaattcaccGTCTATGATTTCGACCGGTTTTCCAGGCATGACCTTATAGGAGAAGTTAATATCACCAGTCTTCTTACAGATAGAGATCTGAGTAAAGAAACACAATACGTGGAGGACATAATGAAAGGAACGTCGCAA GAAAAGGCGGATTTAGGCGAGGTGATGTTTTCACTCAACTACCTGCCTACAGCGTGTCGACTAACTCTCACTGTCATCAAAGCCCGTAACCTTAAGGCGATGGATATTACCGGTGCCTCAG ATCCTTATGTTAAAGTGTCCCTAATGTCGCAAGGCAAACGgatcaagaaaaagaaaacgacGGTGAAAAAGAACACTCTTAACCCCGTATACAACGAGGCAATGGTCTTCGACGTCGCACCAGACAGCATGGAAAATATTTGCCTCATCATCGCCGTCGTCGATTACGATTG GGTTGGCCACAGCGAACTGATCGGAGTCTGTGAAGTAGGTCCAAACGCACCAGTGCAGGGTGCGGCGCACTGGGCAGACATGCTGACGAACCCACGTAAACCCATCGCACAGTGGTATCAACTGCAAGAATCGACGCCCGCCCTCTCCGTTGCGTCTTTGTCAGCCGGACTCAAGAACTGTATGGGATCATCCACCCAGAAATCCTTTGACCAGGAGTGA